A region from the Lasioglossum baleicum unplaced genomic scaffold, iyLasBale1 scaffold1080, whole genome shotgun sequence genome encodes:
- the LOC143220488 gene encoding LOW QUALITY PROTEIN: uncharacterized protein LOC143220488 (The sequence of the model RefSeq protein was modified relative to this genomic sequence to represent the inferred CDS: inserted 2 bases in 2 codons), whose translation MTSFYDNYDYYRKMLELQEKLRKSEEERIRLEERFKILIQESRNRHDACINRLRLRYIEFLEEQRTRDERNHKLLEALDRVDNSLALMTAKTDRLNVLKKQYEAYLHRIYTVPNPSGSIIDDNNITNQSEDRYLKGDVTGGQIYFSSEVGNTVPFQMLRLNGQKNRPISPSTVKLTKSTRNINYNYCQRNIAQSRAINQQVNDQNILGSYPLISHNNESIEQLPDQNLASTNFQQQQYVQIGRNLHIPYVSSGRSRSLSQQTVPHFDFNKTLPERTEMAQNMSHFVSPERADSNTSQYKFLDVPQNRFALMTPRYFHLSSAVQPPRQENNKTFVNDTQTGIRSVDEISPVYKNNSIKSSNYLKHTSPNCFDYSWRKFDHFKSKQKFIGDTYVRPLTTSNVNNMLKRYKRFIPRTSISLSMGQSQTIMKGNECRTAIVENELDKYIDKIRKLQCDLDAQSLQETDKEKNMSSNMLNDTLLDNDDSRIPIEGKSKDXLPKEVEKVLALADDLVSRTVHLNDLNVTNITKNELTNEDRNYAEVVETIQSDIPISERNYTAFPIMHSRPVTLAMLAKDEISNDIKLHVPKLDPHRYIEMTRKENFNSQQQLPEMERDEQQVVFADSLDDKITEQDTEIFKEIQGEEYDGNDNICIAAESNLDQYLFSTVEELEPWNLDLLQKRIKEIGLTCEIGNKSNDEKEFVGDTLKPNQNNVKQTEYLNKIKTLDSQNNTKDTSENMNLNGSKDESKQSIEYLESNKVFTNKNKTEVNEDFALQKIEYKXESCTDTTSVIQNIENIELMKDQVDEQNEFDNEQEQKCEEINFVLDTNENNEQEIRIQSNEYNNQDYYENFNPVENYDQNYETECADFNEKYSYDQNGSYEDNQNNDYNKNMSYEANQEQNYDLNASYEIKDENCNSNVLCDDIRQDENYNANESHETNQEHNYEGNVVYENNQNQEYQEYVNQEYVQELDEQYEEYVGEQYDSENQYEYDPNVQYQKDMNEQYAYSYDQQYDSHQVSDTNVNQPLAYSDYEPNQIIGEEDGQNQECEELQKESKSQDVEEKLVDLVQAKNERSSFENGTQKKKDANKSLLDSDTDSTIERNISNTESDFDFN comes from the exons GCATGACGCATGTATAAATCGGTTACGTTTAAGATACATCGAGTTTTTAGAGGAACAACGTACAAGAGACGAAAGGAATCATAAACTTCTCGAAGCATTGGATAGAGTAGATAATAGTCTTGCGTTGATGACTGCAAAAACAGATAGGCTCAATGTTCTTAAA AAACAATATGAAGCTTATCTTCATCGCATTTATACAGTTCCTAATCCATCAGGAAGCATTATCGATGACAACAATATTACGAATCAAAGCGAAGATAGATATTTGAAGGGAGATGTCACTGGAGGACAAATTTACTTTTCTTCCGAAGTAGGAAATACTGTGCCATTTCAAATGTTGCGATTGAACGGTCAAAAAAATCGACCAATTTCCCCTTCTACAGTAAAATTAACTAAATCAACacgaaatataaattacaattattgTCAACGGAATATTGCACAATCAAGAGCTATAAATCAACAAGTAAACGATCAGAATATTTTAGGATCATATCCGTTAATTTCACATAACAATGAATCGATTGAGCAGCTACCGGATCAAAATTTAGCATCAACAAATTTTCAACAGCAGCAGTATGTTCAAATTGGTCGAAATTTGCACATTCCATATGTATCATCAGGTCGGTCGCGGTCGCTAAGTCAACAAACTGTTCCGCATTTTGATTTTAATAAAACCCTGCCAGAACGAACAGAGATGGCCCAAAATATGTCACATTTTGTGAGTCCGGAACGTGCAGACAGTAATACGTCGCAATATAAGTTTTTGGATGTACCTCAAAATCGATTTGCTTTGATGACTCcacgttattttcatttatCATCAGCCGTGCAACCTCCTCGGCAAGAGAACAATAAAACATTCGTAAATGATACGCAAACGGGAATAAGGAGTGTCGATGAAATATCTCCTGTTTATAAAAACAATTCAATAAAATCttcaaattatttaaaacacaCTTCTCCAAATTGTTTTGATTATTCATGGAGAAAGTTTGATCATTTCAAATCAAAGCAAAAATTCATTGGTGATACTTATGTGCGGCCTCTAACAACTTCCAATGTCAATAATATGTTAAAAAGGTACAAACGTTTCATCCCAAGAacttcgattagtctttcgatGGGTCAGAGTCAAACCATCATGAAAGGAAACGAATGTAGAACAGCAATTGTAGAGAACGAATTAGATAAGTATATCGATAAAATACGGAAACTTCAATGTGACCTTGACGCACAAAGTTTGCAAGAAACTGATAAGGAGAAAAATATGAGTAGTAATATGCTTAACGATACTTTGTTAGACAATGATGATTCTCGGATTCCTATTGAAGGTAAATCAAAGG CTCTTCCTAAAGAAGTTGAAAAGGTTTTGGCATTAGCCGATGATCTTGTATCGAGAACAGTGCATTTAAATGATTTAAACGTTACTAACATTACTAAAAATGAACTTACGAATGAAGATAGAAATTATGCTGAAGTAGTTGAAACCATACAAAGTGATATTCCGATTTCAGAAAGAAACTACACTGCATTTCCAATTATGCACAGCAGACCTGTAACATTGGCTATGCTTGCAAAAGACGAAATTAGCAATGATATTAAGTTACATGTGCCGAAATTAGATCCACATCGATATATCGAAATGACTAGGAAAGAGAATTTTAATAGCCAACAGCAATTGCCTGAAATGGAAAGAGACGAGCAGCAGGTTGTTTTCGCCGATTCATTAGACGATAAGATTACTGAACAAGATACTGAAATATTCAaagaaattcaaggagaagagTATGATGGAAATGATAATATTTGTATTGCAGCAGAATCAAACcttgatcaatatttgtttaGTACTGTCGAAGAATTAGAACCATGGAATCTGGATCTTTTACAGAAACGAATAAAAGAAATAGGTTTAACTTGCGAAATCGGAAATAAATCTAACGATGAAAAGGAATTTGTTGGTGATACTCTTAAACCGAATCAAAATAACGTGAAACAAactgaatatttaaataaaataaagactTTGGATAGTCAGAACAATACAAAAGATACCAGTGAAAATATGAATTTGAATGGCTCGAAAGATGAATCGAAACAAAGTATTGAATATCTTGAATCAAACAAAGTATttacaaacaaaaataaaacggaAGTAAATGAGGATTTTGCTTTGCAgaaaatagaatata atgaaagttgTACAGATACCACAAGTGTCATTCAGAATATAGAGAATATAGAGTTAATGAAGGATCAGGTTGATGAACAAAATGAATTTGATAACGAGCAAGAACAAAAAtgtgaagaaattaattttgtacttGATACAAATGAAAATAATGAACAGGAAATAAGAATTCAAAGCAATGAATATAATAATCAAGATTATTACGAAAATTTTAATCCAGTAGAAAACTATGACCAAAATTATGAAACCGAATGTGCTGATTTTAACGAAAAGTACAGTTACGACCAAAATGGATCCTATGAAGATAATCAAAACAatgattataataaaaatatgtcgTATGAAGCTAATCAAGAACAAAATTACGACTTAAATGCATCGTacgaaattaaagatgaaaattgcaattcaaaCGTGCTATGCGATGATATTCGTCAAGATGAAAATTATAATGCAAACGAATCACATGAAACTAATCAAGAACACAATTATGAAGGAAATGttgtttatgaaaataatcAAAATCAAGAATACCAAGAGTATGTTAATCAAGAATACGTACAGGAATTGGATGAACAATACGAAGAATACGTAGGTGAACAGTATGATTCTGAAAATCAGTACGAATATGACCCTAACGTTCAATACCAGAAAGATATGAATGAACAATATGCATATTCTTATGACCAACAATACGATTCTCATCAAGTAAGCGACACCAATGTAAATCAACCTTTGGCATATTCTGATTACGAACCTAATCAGATCATAGGAGAAGAAGACGGACAAAATCAAGAATGCGAAGAATTACAAAAGGAGTCAAAAAGTCAAGATGTAGAAGAGAAACTTGTTGACTTAGTACAAGCTAAAAATGAAAGATCATCTTTTGAAAATGGGACTCAGAAAAAGAAGGATGCAAATAAATCCTTATTAGACTCTGACACAGACAGTACAATCGAAAGAAACATTTCAAATACGGAAAGTGATTTTGATTTCAATTAA